A genomic segment from bacterium encodes:
- a CDS encoding type II CAAX endopeptidase family protein: MSLKKKIVILISPFLFMIGLRFVSTLSCSFMPISQTWIPFFIIYYLFCCTLFPMMVERRYSFSIFSKFGFRRIGRRSLKWVFFGLCFSAFSLIHIFLKFDVRLQLIDIILVIGFILINPFFEEFYWRGFLFGKFQNRGYLAAIYSSIVFGIHHLVVRGQICKSFSPLAIFLTTVVSGLVWCLLYKKTDSLIPGYLSHIIVNIPGALILLNLITF, translated from the coding sequence ATGTCTTTAAAGAAAAAAATAGTTATTCTTATATCTCCGTTTCTCTTTATGATTGGTTTAAGATTTGTTTCAACTCTGTCTTGTAGCTTTATGCCTATTTCTCAAACATGGATACCTTTTTTTATCATTTATTATCTATTTTGTTGTACTCTGTTCCCAATGATGGTAGAGAGGAGATATTCATTTTCAATATTTTCAAAATTTGGCTTTAGGCGAATAGGGAGAAGAAGTCTAAAATGGGTATTCTTTGGTCTATGTTTTTCTGCTTTTAGCCTTATTCATATCTTTTTAAAATTCGATGTAAGGCTTCAACTAATAGATATAATCTTGGTCATTGGATTTATTCTTATCAACCCATTTTTTGAAGAATTTTACTGGCGAGGATTCTTATTCGGAAAATTCCAAAACAGGGGATACCTTGCAGCAATATATTCCTCAATAGTATTTGGTATTCACCATCTTGTTGTACGAGGTCAAATATGTAAGTCTTTCTCTCCTCTGGCTATCTTCCTAACCACTGTTGTATCAGGATTAGTTTGGTGTCTGTTATATAAAAAAACAGATAGCTTAATTCCAGGATACCTTTCTCATATCATTGTTAATATTCCTGGAGCTTTAATTTTACTAAATTTGATAACCTTTTGA
- a CDS encoding acyl carrier protein, with product MSKMCIEDRLKGVFVKIIGLKENEWHHNTSLKDDLGIDSTEMVDIVVGIEKEFGLNIYSDDSDDFVTVRDIIEYIKQKLNNEKA from the coding sequence ATGAGTAAAATGTGTATTGAGGATAGGCTAAAAGGAGTCTTTGTTAAGATAATAGGTTTAAAGGAAAACGAATGGCATCATAATACTTCTTTGAAAGATGACTTGGGTATTGATTCTACAGAAATGGTTGATATTGTGGTTGGGATTGAGAAGGAATTTGGTTTAAATATCTATAGTGATGATTCAGATGATTTTGTTACTGTAAGAGATATAATTGAATATATAAAACAAAAACTTAATAATGAAAAAGCATGA
- a CDS encoding outer membrane lipoprotein-sorting protein: protein MKVQDITLVLIMGIVSVKPVVGAELSANQIVATADAIMNPDAVVYVKEMKIVRPKRPTKTMRLKMYMKGDNKIFLEFLAPLREKGKKVLRNGDNMWLYLPTISRSIRISAKQKTFGGNFSNGDIMRLNLVKDYNATFVDIVRIGGIEAYLLELKAKDRSISYDKIIYWIRKDNFLPIRREFYTSSGKLIKTLTFSGIKKIGGRLRPTELRMESTLSDEKSIMVDLEIDTSVEIPDEIFTKQYLERN, encoded by the coding sequence ATGAAAGTTCAAGATATAACTTTAGTATTAATAATGGGAATAGTAAGTGTTAAACCAGTTGTGGGAGCTGAACTTTCAGCAAACCAAATTGTTGCAACGGCAGATGCAATAATGAATCCGGATGCGGTGGTGTATGTTAAAGAAATGAAGATTGTAAGACCTAAAAGACCTACTAAGACAATGAGGCTGAAGATGTACATGAAAGGAGACAACAAAATATTTTTAGAGTTTTTGGCCCCTCTGAGAGAAAAAGGGAAGAAGGTGCTTAGAAATGGAGATAATATGTGGTTGTATTTGCCAACCATATCAAGGTCAATACGGATTTCGGCCAAACAAAAAACCTTTGGAGGTAACTTCTCTAACGGTGATATTATGAGACTCAATCTGGTAAAAGACTATAATGCAACTTTCGTGGATATAGTAAGGATAGGCGGTATTGAAGCTTATCTCTTAGAACTCAAGGCAAAGGATAGAAGTATATCTTACGACAAGATTATCTATTGGATTCGAAAAGACAATTTTCTGCCTATTAGAAGAGAATTCTATACAAGTTCGGGAAAATTGATAAAAACCCTCACCTTCTCAGGTATTAAAAAGATAGGAGGCCGATTGAGACCAACAGAACTCCGGATGGAAAGTACATTAAGTGATGAAAAGTCCATTATGGTTGATCTCGAAATTGATACCAGCGTTGAGATTCCTGATGAAATATTTACAAAACAATACTTAGAAAGGAACTAA
- a CDS encoding beta-ketoacyl-[acyl-carrier-protein] synthase family protein, with protein MKRRVVITGVGVISPNGIGKERFWKATICGKSGVERITSFDTSEFKSKIAAEVKDFDPRRLGLREEQIRRMDRYVQFSVAGTKMAVEDSMLNMSAVNKERVGVSIANAICGTKFMEEEFLIVTERGKEPINPEYVSPYLYQASMFNTPSNEISSLYSICGICNTISTGCTAGVDAVGFSCETILNDEADIMIAGASEAPITPIALAAFDVIGAISKNDEPSRASRPFDRDRDGFILGEGCGILILEELKHALDRGVHIYAEIIGYGTTCNAFHMTDLSPDGIDLARAIKLAIKHAGIKPEEIDYINAHGSSTEQNDRNETSALKISLGDHAYHVPISSIKSMIGHPLSAANSIELIACSLIIENNLMPPTINYENPDPDCDLDYIPNKAREGKVDVVLKNSSGFSGIHSALLLRRYS; from the coding sequence ATGAAAAGACGGGTTGTTATTACAGGTGTGGGGGTAATATCTCCTAACGGTATTGGGAAAGAAAGGTTTTGGAAAGCAACAATATGTGGGAAATCTGGTGTGGAGAGGATTACAAGCTTTGATACTTCAGAGTTTAAATCAAAGATAGCAGCAGAGGTTAAAGATTTTGATCCGAGAAGATTAGGATTAAGAGAAGAGCAGATTCGCAGGATGGATAGATATGTTCAATTTTCGGTAGCGGGAACAAAGATGGCTGTGGAAGATTCTATGCTTAACATGTCTGCGGTGAATAAAGAGAGGGTCGGAGTTAGTATTGCTAATGCTATCTGTGGCACGAAATTTATGGAAGAAGAGTTTCTTATTGTTACAGAAAGAGGGAAAGAGCCTATTAATCCTGAGTATGTGAGTCCATATCTTTATCAAGCTTCAATGTTTAATACTCCTTCAAATGAAATTTCATCTCTATATAGTATCTGTGGAATCTGTAATACCATTTCTACTGGATGTACTGCTGGTGTTGATGCTGTGGGGTTCTCTTGCGAGACAATACTTAATGATGAAGCTGATATAATGATAGCAGGTGCTTCAGAGGCGCCAATAACTCCTATTGCACTTGCCGCCTTTGATGTAATAGGTGCTATCTCAAAAAATGATGAACCTTCACGTGCCTCCCGGCCATTTGATCGCGATCGTGATGGATTCATATTAGGAGAAGGATGTGGTATTCTTATTTTAGAAGAACTTAAACATGCCTTAGATAGAGGTGTTCATATTTATGCTGAGATAATTGGTTATGGTACTACTTGTAATGCCTTCCACATGACTGATCTCTCACCAGATGGAATAGACTTGGCAAGAGCAATTAAGTTGGCAATTAAACATGCTGGTATCAAACCAGAGGAGATAGATTATATTAATGCTCATGGGAGTTCTACAGAACAGAATGATAGAAATGAGACTTCGGCTTTGAAAATTTCCCTGGGAGATCATGCTTACCATGTACCTATAAGTTCAATTAAATCTATGATTGGACATCCTTTATCAGCAGCAAATAGTATCGAGTTAATTGCTTGTAGTTTAATAATAGAGAATAATCTTATGCCACCGACAATAAATTATGAGAATCCAGATCCTGATTGCGACCTTGACTATATCCCTAATAAGGCTAGAGAAGGGAAAGTAGATGTGGTGTTAAAAAATTCTAGTGGTTTTTCAGGTATACATTCTGCTCTACTCCTTAGAAGATATTCCTAA
- a CDS encoding beta-ketoacyl-ACP synthase II encodes MSRRVVITGLGIVAPSGIGKREFWENSIKGESYIGKITRFDASKFQCKIAGEIKDFKAEDYFPIRLLRKIDKFSQYALVATHLAIEDANLKLEKEDLTQVGIIIGNSLGGQEFSETELRHLHASGIKEVSPYLATAWFPAAPQGQISIFYGIKGYSKTVVADRAGSNVAVGYGTRVIKSGDAEILFVGGSEALITPYGLLCCSTCTLLSNRDGDESSKVYRPFDKERSGLIIGEGAGIIVLEELEHALKRKANIYAEVIGYGMTSDGYHPIRFSPNGKEFNRAIKLALQMGGIMPSEVDYISADGVATPEGDKIETAVIKEVFGDHAYKLAISTPRSMIGDLFGASGAIDLISTVLAMNKGVLLPTINYENPDPECDLDYVPNKIRQANIDIALLNLRGQGGVNSSLLIKKFNNSRR; translated from the coding sequence ATGAGTAGAAGGGTAGTTATTACGGGTTTAGGAATAGTTGCCCCAAGCGGAATTGGGAAAAGAGAATTTTGGGAGAATAGCATAAAAGGGGAATCCTATATAGGTAAGATTACAAGATTTGACGCTTCCAAATTCCAATGTAAAATAGCAGGTGAGATTAAAGACTTTAAAGCTGAAGACTACTTCCCTATAAGGTTATTAAGAAAGATTGATAAATTTTCTCAATATGCATTAGTCGCTACTCATTTAGCTATCGAGGATGCTAACCTTAAGTTAGAAAAGGAAGACTTAACCCAAGTAGGAATTATAATAGGTAATTCTCTTGGCGGTCAAGAGTTTTCAGAGACTGAACTGCGGCATCTTCATGCCTCTGGCATTAAAGAAGTCAGTCCATACTTAGCTACTGCTTGGTTCCCTGCTGCTCCCCAGGGACAGATATCAATTTTTTATGGTATTAAGGGCTATAGTAAAACTGTTGTGGCTGACAGAGCAGGAAGTAATGTAGCTGTTGGATATGGTACAAGAGTTATTAAAAGTGGGGATGCAGAGATATTATTTGTTGGAGGAAGTGAAGCTCTTATTACACCCTATGGTTTACTTTGCTGTAGCACATGTACTTTATTGTCAAATAGAGATGGTGATGAATCATCTAAGGTATATAGGCCATTTGATAAAGAGCGGAGTGGTCTAATTATAGGTGAAGGAGCAGGAATTATAGTCCTGGAGGAACTTGAACATGCTCTAAAAAGAAAGGCAAATATCTATGCGGAAGTTATTGGATATGGAATGACTAGTGATGGCTACCACCCTATTCGGTTTTCACCAAATGGGAAGGAGTTTAACAGAGCTATTAAATTAGCCTTACAAATGGGTGGTATCATGCCGAGTGAAGTAGACTACATCTCGGCAGATGGAGTAGCTACTCCTGAAGGCGATAAGATTGAAACTGCTGTTATTAAAGAAGTCTTTGGAGATCATGCTTATAAATTGGCAATAAGTACGCCAAGGTCTATGATTGGAGACCTATTTGGTGCATCAGGAGCTATAGACTTGATAAGCACAGTATTAGCAATGAATAAAGGTGTATTACTACCAACAATAAACTATGAAAATCCTGATCCTGAGTGTGACCTTGACTATGTTCCTAACAAAATCCGCCAAGCAAATATAGATATTGCCCTTCTAAATTTAAGAGGGCAAGGTGGAGTTAATAGCAGTCTATTAATTAAAAAGTTTAATAATTCCAGGAGGTGA
- a CDS encoding TIGR04076 family protein, which translates to MPALIKFMVKVQKETGRCFYGYKEGDQFEFDGLTTVGGFCGAAYHTIFPSLFALRFGATFPFEKEEKVIHTTCPDGGKISFEIRKIEEEKGDE; encoded by the coding sequence ATGCCTGCTCTAATCAAATTTATGGTAAAAGTCCAGAAGGAAACTGGTAGGTGTTTCTATGGTTATAAGGAAGGAGATCAATTTGAATTTGACGGGTTAACCACAGTAGGTGGGTTCTGTGGAGCTGCCTATCATACTATCTTTCCATCATTATTTGCTCTTCGCTTTGGAGCAACATTCCCATTTGAAAAAGAGGAGAAGGTAATACATACAACTTGTCCTGATGGAGGTAAGATAAGTTTTGAAATTAGAAAAATAGAAGAGGAGAAAGGAGATGAGTAA
- a CDS encoding ABC transporter ATP-binding protein — MKSVIVENVTKIYQLGKIEVNALRGISLKIKKGDFLSVVGPSGSGKTTLLNLIGCLDKPTSGKIYIDDNQDITRLNSKELTKIRRDKISFIFQSFNLIPVLTAYENVEFPMLLKGSNSLDRHKKIISVLEEVGLSNCIHHRPEELSGGQKQRVAIARALVINSSIVLADEPTANLDSKTGQEIIDLMLKINRREGTTFVFSTHDPVIMRYASQVITLHDGIVVN; from the coding sequence ATGAAAAGTGTGATAGTAGAGAATGTAACAAAAATCTATCAGTTAGGAAAGATAGAAGTTAATGCTTTACGAGGAATTAGTTTAAAGATAAAGAAAGGAGACTTTCTATCAGTAGTAGGTCCTTCCGGATCAGGGAAAACAACCTTATTGAATTTGATTGGATGTCTTGACAAGCCGACTTCTGGAAAGATTTATATCGATGATAACCAAGATATAACCAGGTTAAATAGTAAAGAACTTACTAAGATAAGAAGGGATAAGATCAGTTTTATCTTTCAGTCCTTCAATCTCATTCCAGTATTAACTGCTTATGAAAATGTTGAATTTCCAATGTTGTTAAAAGGTTCTAATTCTTTAGATCGCCACAAAAAAATCATTTCTGTTCTTGAAGAAGTAGGGTTATCTAATTGTATTCATCATCGTCCGGAGGAACTAAGTGGAGGTCAGAAACAAAGAGTGGCAATAGCAAGGGCTTTAGTAATTAATTCAAGTATAGTTTTGGCAGATGAACCAACAGCTAATCTTGACTCTAAAACAGGTCAAGAGATTATTGATCTTATGCTTAAGATAAATAGAAGAGAGGGTACTACATTTGTGTTCTCTACACATGACCCAGTAATAATGCGATATGCTAGCCAAGTGATAACTCTTCATGATGGGATAGTTGTTAATTGA